The following are encoded together in the Vigna angularis cultivar LongXiaoDou No.4 chromosome 9, ASM1680809v1, whole genome shotgun sequence genome:
- the LOC128194014 gene encoding methionine aminopeptidase 2B-like isoform X2, translating into MTTVTLKVAAHWTPNSGDKTILQYDDVMKLDFGTHVDGYIVDCAFTVAFNPMFDPLLEASREATNTGIKEAGIDVRLCDIGAAIQEVIESYEVEINGKVYQGI; encoded by the exons ATGACAACCGTGACCCTGAA GGTTGCTGCTCACTGGACCCCAAATTCAGGGGACAAGACTATACTTCAGTATGATGATGTGATGAAACTGGATTTTGGCACCCATGTTGATG GATATATAGTTGATTGTGCTTTTACTGTGGCATTCAACCCTATGTTTGATCCATTGCTTGAAGCCTCTCGGGAAGCAACTAATACGGGTATTAAG GAAGCTGGAATCGATGTGCGCCTTTGTGACATTGGTGCCGCTATACAAGAGGTCATAGAATCTTATGAGGTTGAGATTAACGGAAAGGTGTATCAAGGTATATGA
- the LOC128194014 gene encoding methionine aminopeptidase 2B-like isoform X1, protein MKGILKPGMLMTDICETLENTVRKLISEDGLQAGIAFPTRCSLNWVAAHWTPNSGDKTILQYDDVMKLDFGTHVDGYIVDCAFTVAFNPMFDPLLEASREATNTGIKEAGIDVRLCDIGAAIQEVIESYEVEINGKVYQGI, encoded by the exons ATGAAAGGCATTTTAAAGCCTGGAATGTTAATGACCGACATATGTGAAACATTGGAGAACACTGTCCGTAAGCTAATATCAGAGGATGGCCTTCAAGCTGGCATTGCATTCCCCACAAGATGCTCTTTAAACTG GGTTGCTGCTCACTGGACCCCAAATTCAGGGGACAAGACTATACTTCAGTATGATGATGTGATGAAACTGGATTTTGGCACCCATGTTGATG GATATATAGTTGATTGTGCTTTTACTGTGGCATTCAACCCTATGTTTGATCCATTGCTTGAAGCCTCTCGGGAAGCAACTAATACGGGTATTAAG GAAGCTGGAATCGATGTGCGCCTTTGTGACATTGGTGCCGCTATACAAGAGGTCATAGAATCTTATGAGGTTGAGATTAACGGAAAGGTGTATCAAGGTATATGA